The following proteins are co-located in the Silene latifolia isolate original U9 population chromosome 1, ASM4854445v1, whole genome shotgun sequence genome:
- the LOC141596643 gene encoding rho GDP-dissociation inhibitor 1-like, with amino-acid sequence MGTDEEKEVGEKSEETEKLGKQMSEASLCTTDNDDEDYQGKVDLGPQYTLKETFELDKDDESLRKWKEQLLGGVDLNEIGETLEPEVKILSLAIVAQDRPDIVLQIPEDGNPNGTWFTLKEGSAYKLRFTFHVNHNIVVGLQYNNTVWKTGMKVDSTKEMLGTFSPQAEPYTHEMPEETTPAGFFARGSYTAKTKFVDDDNKCYLEINYTFDIRKDWLAT; translated from the exons ATGGGGACTGATGAAGAGAAAGAGGTGGGAGAGAAAAGTGAAGAAACTGAGAAACTAGGGAAGCAAATGAGTGAGGCTTCTCTTTGTACAACTGATAATGATGATGAAGATTATCAAGGCAAAGTTGATTTGGGTCCTCAGTATACTCTCAAAGAAACTTTTGAATTGGACAAG GATGATGAGAGCTTGAGAAAGTGGAAAGAACAGCTCCTTGGAGGTGTTGATTTAAATGAAATTGGAG AAACTCTAGAACCCGAGGTAAAGATCCTTAGCCTGGCAATCGTGGCTCAAGATAGACCAGACATTGTCCTGCAAATTCCAGAAGACGGAAACCCAAATGGAACATGGTTTACTTTGAAGGAAGGTAGTGCATACAAGTTGCGATTCACTTTCCATGTTAATCACAACATTGTAGTCGGACTTCAGTACAACAACACTGTCTGGAAAACTGGCATGAAAG TTGATAGCACAAAAGAGATGCTCGGAACCTTTAGCCCTCAGGCAGAGCCCTACACTCATGAGATGCCAGAGGAAACCACCCCAGCTGGTTTCTTCGCCCGTGGATCCTACACTGCAAAAACTAAG TTTGTTGATGATGATAACAAGTGCTACTTAGAAATCAATTACACATTTGACATTCGTAAAGATTGGCTAGCTACATGA
- the LOC141596658 gene encoding fimbrin-4-like has protein sequence MSAFEGVVLSDPKLQSQFTQVELRSLKSKFSSIKPKPGQVTVSDLPPVLAKLKGITGLYTEDDIRAALEDSYPDNTHEIDFESFLSEFLTFTGRASTSAKSQGYRRASSILRQTVTTHFRTISESEKASYVAHINNYLGEDPFLKKYLPLDPKTNQLFELVKGGVLLCKLINVAVPGTIDERAINRKKDLNPWEINENHTLCLNSAKAIGCTVVNIGTQDLVEGRPHLIMGLIAQMIKIQLLADLNLKKTPQLVELLEDDTDVGELMSLAPEKVLLKWMNFQLKKSGYKKEVTNFSTDLKDGEAYAHLLNVLAPEHSNASTLETKDPTQRAKLILDQAEKLNCKKYISPKDIVDGSSNLNLTFVAQIFKNRNGLTVDNEKINEKINLTTVLDDDTQTSREERCFRLWLNSLGTSTYVNNLFEDVRTGWSLLEVLDKVSPGSVNWKRASKPPIKMPFKKVENCNQVIDVGKRLKFSLVNVAGNDFVQGNKKLILAFLWQLMRFTMLQLLKNLRSFSQGKEITDADILNWANKKVKSSGKSSHIESFKEKSLSNGRFFLDLLSAVEPRVVNWKVVTRGETDEDKKLNATYIISVARKLGCSIFLLPEDIIEVNQKMMLTLTASIMYWSLQNKPGQLQSLHTVEETEIPDAPSSAPDVPPSAPNAQTLASKAPPTAPNAQTSAPDAPHTAPDAESSTADALPAVPEEGDSLPDKLSNLSVEDEASDTALLPPVTTDEVTVLEQEDKPDELV, from the exons ATGTCTGCTTTTGAGGGTGTGGTTTTGTCTGATCCAAAATTACAAAGTCAGTTCACCCAAGTGGAGCTTAGGAGCCTCAAATCTAAG TTTTCGTCAATCAAACCTAAACCCGGTCAAGTAACTGTATCGGATTTGCCACCAGTTTTGGCAAAACTAAAAGGAATCACTGGGTTGTACACTGAGGATGACATAAGAGCTGCGTTGGAGGATTCGTATCCTGACAATACTCATGAAATTGATTTTGAATCTTTTCTTTCG GAGTTCCTCACCTTTACCGGTAGAGCCAGTACTAGCGCAAAAAGTCAAGGTTATAGACGAGCTTCTTCAATTCTTAGACAAACTGTCACCACTCATTTTCGAACCATCAGTGAATCAGAGAAGGCTTCATATGTTGCGCATATCAACAATTACCTTGGCGAGGATCCATTCCTGAAGAAGTATCTACCTTTAGATCCAAAAACTAATCAGCTTTTTGAACTGGTTAAAGGAGGAGTTCTTCTCTG TAAGCTGATTAATGTTGCTGTGCCCGGAACGATAGATGAAAGAGCAATAAACAGGAAGAAAGACCTTAACCCTTGGGAAATAAATGAGAATCACACACTTTGTCTAAATTCTGCTAAAGCTATTGGTTGCACGGTCGTTAATATCGGTACACAAGATTTGGTGGAGGGGCGA CCCCATCTTATTATGGGACTGATTGCACAAATGATCAAG ATTCAATTGTTAGCTGATCTCAACTTGAAGAAGACGCCTCAACTTGTCGAATTGTTGGAGGATGATACG GATGTGGGAGAGCTCATGAGTTTGGCTCCAGAAAAGGTCTTGTTAAAATGGATGAACTTCCAACTTAAGAAATCTGGATACAAAAAGGAAGTTACAAACTTCTCCACAGATTTGAAG GATGGGGAAGCTTATGCTCATTTACTTAATGTTCTTGCGCCAGAACACAGTAACGCCTCCACTTTGGAAACTAAGGATCCTACTCAAAGGGCAAAATTGATTCTAGATCAAGCAGAAAAGTTAAATTGCAAGAAATATATCAGTCCAAAGGATATAGTAGACGGATCATCAAATCTAAATCTTACATTCGTCGCGCAGATCTTTAAAAACAG AAATGGTCTTACTGTCGATAATGAGAAGATAAACGAGAAGATAAACCTCACAACTGTCTTAGATGATGATACCCAAACATCAAGGGAAGAGAGATGTTTTCGCCTTTGGCTTAACAGCCTTGGAACATCAACATATGTCAATAATTTATTTGAGGATGTCAGAACAGG GTGGTCTCTCCTGGAGGTGCTTGATAAAGTTTCACCAGGATCAGTGAACTGGAAGAGGGCCAGTAAGCCTCCTATCAAGATGCCTTTTAAGAAAGTTGAAAATTGCAATCAAGTCATTGATGTTGGAAAACGGTTGAAGTTTTCTCTTGTTAATGTCGCTGGAAATGACTTTGTACAGGGGAATAAGAAGCTTATTCTAG CTTTCCTATGGCAGTTGATGAGATTTACCATGCTGCAACTCTTAAAAAATTTGAGATCTTTCTCACAAGGAAAGGAGATAACAGATGCAGATATTCTTAATTGGGCCAACAAAAAGGTGAAAAGTTCGGGAAAATCTTCACATATCGAGAGCTTCAAG GAAAAAAGCCTCTCTAACGGGAGATTCTTTCTTGACCTTCTTAGTGCCGTGGAGCCAAGAGTTGTTAACTGGAAAGTTGTCACCAGGGGAGAAACTG ATGAGGATAAGAAGTTGAATGCAACCTACATAATTAGCGTTGCCAGAAAGCTTGGTTGTTCTATATTCTTGTTGCCTGAGGATATCATAGAG GTAAACCAGAAGATGATGCTGACCTTAACTGCAAGCATTATGTACTGGAGCCTTCAGAATAAACCAGGACAGCTTCAGAGCCTGCACACTGTTGAAGAAACCGAAATTCCCGATGCACCATCCTCGGCACCCGATGTACCACCTTCAGCACCCAATGCACAAACCTTAGCTTCTAAGGCACCACCCACAGCACCCAATGCACAAACCTCAGCTCCTGATGCACCACACACGGCACCCGATGCAGAATCCTCAACAGCTGATGCACTACCCGCGGTTCCTGAAGAAGGCGACTCACTGCCTGACAAACTTTCTAATTTGTCTGTTGAAGATGAAGCTTCAGATACTGCCCTATTGCCACCAGTAACAACCGATGAAGTTACCGTATTAGAGCAGGAGGACAAGCCAGATGAATTAGTGTGA